A portion of the Chondrinema litorale genome contains these proteins:
- the surE gene encoding 5'/3'-nucleotidase SurE codes for MSKKPLILVSNDDGITSKGIRNLVETMQKIGDVIVVAPNSPQSGMGHAITINDPLKIRKSDIFDGVEAYECSGTPADCIKIAKNYILPEGKEPDLVVSGINHGSNTSVSVLYSGTMSAAIEAAIEGMPSIGFSLCDYDSDADFSHTLELVEKIARETLEKGLQKGIALNVNFPEKRDDEIKGVKICRQAIAKWKEVFDEREDPYGRKYLWLTGEFVNHDKGEDTDEWAIKNNFVSIVPVSFDMTAHHALAFMNDEWDLID; via the coding sequence ATGAGTAAAAAACCATTAATACTTGTTTCGAATGACGATGGTATAACCTCAAAAGGCATTCGTAATCTAGTAGAAACAATGCAAAAAATAGGAGATGTAATTGTTGTTGCTCCAAATAGTCCGCAATCAGGTATGGGTCATGCAATTACTATTAATGATCCTTTAAAAATAAGAAAGTCAGATATTTTTGATGGGGTAGAAGCTTATGAGTGTTCTGGTACTCCGGCTGACTGTATAAAAATTGCTAAAAATTACATTTTGCCAGAAGGTAAAGAGCCAGATTTGGTAGTGAGTGGTATTAACCACGGAAGTAATACTTCTGTAAGTGTATTGTACTCTGGTACTATGTCGGCAGCGATTGAAGCAGCAATAGAAGGAATGCCATCAATAGGTTTTTCTTTGTGCGATTACGATTCAGATGCTGATTTTAGCCACACACTTGAGCTTGTGGAAAAAATAGCTAGAGAAACGCTTGAAAAAGGATTACAAAAAGGAATTGCTTTAAATGTAAACTTTCCTGAAAAAAGAGACGACGAGATTAAAGGCGTTAAAATTTGTCGACAAGCAATTGCCAAATGGAAAGAAGTGTTTGATGAGAGAGAAGATCCATATGGTAGAAAGTATTTATGGCTAACAGGTGAGTTTGTAAATCATGATAAAGGAGAGGATACAGATGAATGGGCAATCAAAAATAATTTTGTTTCGATTGTTCCTGTAAGTTTTGATATGACTGCGCACCATGCATTGGCATTTATGAACGATGAATGGGATTTAATAGATTGA
- a CDS encoding WG repeat-containing protein, with protein MNKKSPKLCLIIFHLVFLLAVNFAKAQKNKLEPFFDETMAMYGYRNGDGKVKITPEFSDASPFFNGYAKVTIDDRQGIINQKGKIIIPVIYEAVGWSGNKNSHVLFKNGLIGIKLNGVWGVINEKSETILSPRFDYLEPFHKGLAVIGKWTDGDKVEFGVVKSDGNFLLLPEYETLEIKIEAEVIIAKKYIEGELQAGAISLDGIEILPFVYREIEQLNNGEFRISDFNGKWGLYNDELNKIYPHTLDSIGEVQDKRCIVKAENRYATINAKGEALTPFKYKKLILQDTALQGETFSEFQLITREKELKGKFYYDSVVNVGNNLFAAYASGKRSLLSDNAKQIWFEQYDRVRPFTDNLVLVEEYGQVGVIDQTGKFLIPVQFRSIKVDGNNRLIVTKIDYTKDIYDKSGNNLTNGKYKHISPFQSDRYRVEMYDNSVAFLNSDLQIVSEGWQNGSNYKEGYAAVKTNDYYGVIDLDNNWVISPYIDSLIIVNKNYFIFYDNKEWGTVNNNGVELYKSDASTYSFYPQGTLLVKYDGNQGLINTYGSEVLSPIYKSVSTPTSDSLVYVSKDRNQFYMDLRSMQEPEGTEMLNLEYDKNHTAGYFRAKVYGLYGFVDYLGRIRVYCQYEDVHYFSEGLAGFKLGGKWGYFNKRGQIIIQPAFEKITGFNNGYAIVKKGGKWGLINRDIKPIIPFEYDSIEETKYGNYIVKQGNKTGIYRSKDFLSIYPKFDEINDCGNGAAIVKINGRYGVSQLDGITIAYPEYDRVKYNPFDNSFFLIQNGSNGKKIE; from the coding sequence TTGAATAAGAAATCACCAAAACTCTGTTTGATTATATTCCATTTAGTTTTTCTATTGGCAGTCAATTTTGCTAAAGCCCAGAAAAACAAATTGGAACCATTTTTCGACGAAACAATGGCCATGTATGGGTACAGAAATGGCGATGGTAAGGTGAAAATTACTCCAGAATTCTCAGATGCTTCTCCCTTTTTTAATGGTTATGCCAAAGTAACAATTGATGATAGACAAGGTATTATCAATCAAAAAGGAAAAATTATTATTCCTGTTATTTATGAAGCAGTTGGTTGGTCGGGAAATAAGAATAGCCATGTGCTCTTCAAAAATGGATTGATTGGGATTAAGTTAAATGGGGTTTGGGGAGTAATTAACGAAAAATCTGAAACGATACTAAGTCCTCGGTTTGATTATCTAGAGCCTTTTCATAAAGGATTAGCGGTAATAGGCAAGTGGACAGATGGAGACAAAGTAGAGTTTGGTGTAGTAAAGAGTGATGGTAACTTCTTACTGTTGCCAGAATACGAAACACTAGAAATTAAAATTGAGGCTGAGGTAATTATTGCCAAAAAATATATTGAAGGAGAATTACAAGCAGGTGCTATTTCACTCGATGGTATAGAGATATTACCTTTTGTTTACAGAGAAATTGAGCAATTAAATAATGGAGAGTTTAGAATCTCCGATTTTAATGGTAAATGGGGCTTGTATAATGATGAACTCAATAAAATATATCCACACACTTTAGATAGTATCGGTGAAGTTCAAGATAAAAGATGCATTGTAAAAGCAGAAAATAGATATGCTACCATCAATGCAAAGGGAGAAGCACTCACTCCTTTTAAATATAAGAAGCTGATTTTACAAGATACAGCTCTGCAAGGAGAAACCTTTTCAGAATTTCAGCTTATCACAAGAGAAAAAGAATTAAAAGGCAAGTTTTATTACGATTCTGTAGTAAATGTTGGAAACAATTTATTTGCAGCATATGCCTCAGGTAAACGCTCTTTGCTGAGTGATAATGCCAAGCAAATTTGGTTTGAACAGTACGATAGAGTAAGACCATTTACAGATAACCTTGTCCTTGTAGAAGAATACGGACAGGTAGGGGTAATTGATCAGACAGGTAAATTTCTAATTCCTGTACAGTTTAGATCGATTAAGGTCGACGGTAATAACAGATTGATAGTTACCAAGATCGATTATACAAAAGATATTTACGATAAGTCTGGTAATAATCTTACCAATGGAAAATATAAGCATATAAGTCCTTTTCAGAGTGATCGCTACAGAGTGGAGATGTATGATAATTCAGTAGCATTTCTAAATAGTGACTTGCAGATTGTTTCTGAAGGCTGGCAAAACGGAAGTAATTATAAAGAAGGTTATGCCGCTGTAAAAACAAATGATTACTACGGTGTAATTGACTTGGACAACAATTGGGTAATTTCACCCTACATCGACAGCTTAATTATAGTAAATAAAAACTATTTTATCTTTTATGATAACAAGGAGTGGGGGACAGTAAATAATAATGGTGTTGAACTCTACAAATCAGATGCATCAACTTATAGTTTTTATCCTCAAGGTACTTTGCTTGTTAAATACGATGGAAACCAAGGTTTAATTAATACATATGGTTCTGAAGTGTTGAGCCCAATTTATAAAAGTGTTTCAACCCCTACATCCGATAGTCTAGTTTATGTGTCTAAAGATAGAAATCAGTTTTATATGGACTTAAGGTCTATGCAAGAGCCAGAGGGCACAGAAATGCTAAACTTGGAATATGATAAAAATCATACTGCTGGATATTTCAGAGCTAAAGTTTATGGTTTATATGGTTTTGTAGATTACCTTGGCAGAATAAGAGTGTATTGTCAATACGAAGATGTACATTATTTCTCAGAGGGTTTAGCTGGTTTTAAACTTGGGGGCAAGTGGGGATATTTTAATAAAAGAGGACAAATAATTATTCAGCCTGCTTTCGAAAAGATTACTGGGTTTAATAATGGTTATGCAATTGTGAAAAAAGGCGGTAAATGGGGATTAATCAATAGAGATATAAAACCTATTATCCCATTTGAATACGACAGTATAGAAGAAACCAAATACGGTAATTATATAGTGAAACAGGGCAATAAAACAGGTATTTACCGTAGTAAAGACTTTTTAAGTATTTATCCGAAGTTTGACGAAATTAATGATTGTGGAAATGGAGCTGCTATTGTAAAAATTAATGGCAGATATGGAGTAAGTCAATTAGATGGAATTACCATAGCTTACCCAGAATACGATCGAGTAAAATACAATCCTTTTGATAATAGTTTTTTCCTGATTCAAAATGGTTCTAATGGAAAAAAAATTGAGTGA
- a CDS encoding DUF5723 family protein, with the protein MSEFFTSRLLSTFCFLYVLSICGAKAQSESTAFTATGRGGVSTTFATDYQSIGINPANLGFHKSFRDPKFTFGFLEMNATFFSEALTRKELFQTVFNSRKIDFTSEQKREAAARIANTSVSMNADIMLLGMSLQLPNNQGIAFSVRDRIQMYTRINKTTAEIAFLGASAGYFPELLLSDGSVISNPRYPGNEHLEPLTEDKEEEVILGLYSNEDSASFYSEIMDGSRVASTWFRELNFSYGKQLVDTYNFSMYAGFGLRYIMGITMIEMESQNNQLIASNISVSEDFGLDFGDDDDIVSSPTFRPPSDVSTFKRVAMPRPVGKGLGLDFGLTVVIKRNLYIGLAITNVGNIKWDGNVYKVNDGKLVQFAGSGLNNFNILASDQSALQFAGDKSPLSWEGSNSIKQTLPSVIRVGASYEYHRTFHVGFDIIAPRNNAAGNLENILYAIGGDYRPNRIFKISTGANFGGNNQSKINIPLGFTYIARKGFYEAGIATRDITTYMANFGGGSTISFASGFLRFKL; encoded by the coding sequence ATGAGTGAATTTTTTACATCCAGACTGTTAAGTACCTTTTGTTTTTTATATGTATTATCAATTTGTGGTGCAAAAGCACAATCAGAATCTACAGCGTTTACTGCTACAGGTAGAGGAGGTGTTTCAACAACATTTGCTACTGATTATCAGTCAATTGGTATTAACCCTGCAAATCTGGGTTTTCATAAAAGTTTTAGAGATCCCAAGTTTACATTTGGTTTTTTAGAAATGAATGCAACATTTTTCTCAGAAGCACTCACTAGAAAAGAACTATTTCAAACAGTTTTTAACTCAAGAAAAATTGATTTTACGAGTGAGCAAAAAAGAGAGGCTGCAGCAAGAATTGCAAATACTTCGGTTTCGATGAATGCTGATATTATGTTGTTAGGTATGAGTTTGCAGTTGCCAAATAATCAAGGAATTGCATTTTCTGTGAGAGATAGAATTCAAATGTATACCAGAATAAATAAAACTACTGCTGAGATCGCATTTCTTGGTGCTTCTGCCGGTTATTTTCCAGAGTTGTTATTGTCTGATGGTTCTGTAATTTCTAACCCAAGATACCCTGGTAATGAGCATTTAGAACCTCTAACCGAAGATAAAGAAGAAGAAGTAATATTAGGTCTCTACAGTAATGAAGACTCTGCTAGTTTTTATTCAGAAATTATGGATGGTTCTAGGGTGGCGAGTACTTGGTTTAGAGAATTAAACTTTAGTTATGGTAAACAACTGGTAGATACTTACAACTTCTCTATGTATGCTGGGTTTGGTCTACGCTATATCATGGGCATAACCATGATAGAAATGGAGTCTCAAAACAATCAACTTATTGCTTCAAATATTTCTGTATCAGAAGATTTTGGATTGGATTTCGGCGATGATGACGATATTGTTTCAAGTCCAACATTTAGACCTCCGTCAGATGTAAGTACATTTAAAAGAGTTGCCATGCCTCGACCAGTGGGTAAAGGTTTAGGGTTAGATTTTGGCCTTACAGTGGTAATTAAGAGGAATTTATATATTGGTCTGGCTATCACTAATGTAGGAAATATTAAATGGGATGGTAATGTGTACAAAGTGAATGATGGAAAACTGGTTCAGTTTGCTGGTTCTGGTCTAAACAACTTTAATATCCTTGCTAGTGATCAATCTGCATTGCAGTTTGCCGGAGATAAGTCGCCTTTATCGTGGGAAGGGAGTAATAGCATTAAGCAAACTCTCCCAAGTGTAATTCGGGTAGGAGCAAGTTATGAGTACCACAGAACTTTTCATGTAGGCTTCGATATTATTGCACCTAGAAATAATGCTGCTGGTAACTTAGAAAATATTTTGTATGCAATTGGTGGCGATTATAGACCAAACAGAATATTTAAAATCTCAACTGGCGCTAATTTCGGTGGAAACAACCAATCAAAAATCAATATTCCATTAGGATTTACCTACATTGCTCGCAAAGGTTTTTATGAAGCAGGAATTGCCACCAGAGATATTACTACTTATATGGCTAATTTTGGAGGAGGAAGTACCATCTCATTTGCATCAGGCTTTTTAAGATTTAAGCTGTAA
- a CDS encoding uracil-DNA glycosylase, whose amino-acid sequence MTVKIAPLWYEQLKDEFEKDYFKKLTEFIKDDIQNHTVYPPGKLIFNAFEKCSFDDAKVVIIGQDPYHGEGQANGLCFSVNDGIRFPPSLKNIFKEINSDLGKSIPESGNLERWASQGVLLLNATLTVRKKEAGSHQKKGWEEFTDAVITKVSEKKENVVFILWGAYAQKKGSIIDKEKHYVLESAHPSPFSADRGFFGNKHFSKTNEYLKKIGKEPIDW is encoded by the coding sequence ATGACTGTTAAAATTGCGCCTTTATGGTATGAACAACTCAAAGATGAGTTTGAAAAAGACTATTTTAAAAAGTTAACAGAGTTTATCAAAGATGATATTCAGAACCACACCGTATACCCTCCAGGCAAACTAATTTTTAATGCTTTTGAAAAATGTAGCTTCGATGATGCCAAAGTGGTAATAATCGGGCAAGACCCTTATCATGGGGAAGGCCAGGCTAATGGTTTATGTTTTTCTGTTAATGATGGAATAAGATTTCCTCCCTCGTTAAAGAATATATTTAAAGAAATTAATAGCGATTTGGGTAAATCTATACCCGAAAGTGGAAACTTAGAAAGGTGGGCTTCACAAGGAGTTTTATTACTCAACGCAACATTAACAGTAAGGAAAAAAGAAGCTGGTTCACATCAAAAAAAGGGTTGGGAAGAGTTTACCGATGCTGTAATTACCAAAGTTTCAGAAAAGAAAGAAAATGTAGTTTTTATACTTTGGGGAGCATATGCGCAAAAGAAAGGAAGCATAATAGATAAAGAAAAACACTATGTATTAGAATCAGCACATCCATCGCCTTTTTCAGCAGATCGAGGTTTTTTTGGCAATAAACACTTCAGTAAAACCAATGAATATTTGAAAAAAATAGGAAAAGAGCCTATAGATTGGTGA
- a CDS encoding NUDIX hydrolase: MKFYVNDYPFEIYAKEDASQISHNDIILGAASAEQVMHYYDLVQKGNIKGKTAFDFVVSNYKKVVSDVKESFKIIEAAGGIASKDDNLLLIHRLGKWDLPKGKMEKGESPEETAVREVEEECGVKVTIGDKIGESWHTYNHKGKKILKCTHWYKMDCVEDSALKPQEEEGIDKVVWLSKEEAEKEIINDSYASIVDIFLKYKSTL; encoded by the coding sequence ATGAAATTTTATGTAAATGATTATCCGTTTGAGATTTATGCTAAAGAAGATGCTTCTCAGATAAGTCATAATGATATTATTTTAGGAGCAGCAAGTGCAGAGCAGGTAATGCATTACTACGATTTGGTGCAAAAAGGAAATATAAAAGGTAAAACAGCTTTTGATTTTGTTGTTAGTAATTACAAGAAAGTAGTAAGTGATGTAAAGGAAAGTTTTAAGATAATTGAAGCAGCAGGAGGTATAGCATCAAAAGACGATAACCTTTTATTAATCCATCGATTAGGTAAATGGGATTTGCCAAAAGGTAAAATGGAGAAAGGAGAGTCTCCTGAAGAAACTGCAGTAAGAGAAGTTGAAGAAGAATGTGGGGTAAAAGTTACAATTGGAGATAAAATAGGAGAATCTTGGCACACATATAATCACAAAGGGAAAAAAATATTAAAGTGTACACATTGGTATAAAATGGATTGTGTAGAAGATTCAGCATTAAAACCACAAGAAGAAGAAGGTATTGATAAAGTGGTTTGGTTGAGCAAAGAAGAGGCAGAAAAGGAAATTATTAATGATTCTTACGCTTCTATTGTAGATATTTTTTTGAAATATAAATCAACTTTATAA
- the ribH gene encoding 6,7-dimethyl-8-ribityllumazine synthase gives MASSVKNLNEHSEHGLLSIENKKIAVLVSEYHNDITEALFEGVKETLLEYKLPESALIKKYLPGAYELTLGAQYMAADESVDAVICLGCVIMGETKHFDFICEAVAKGLTDVSLKYSKPVIFGVLTPNNVEQAKDRAGGKHGNKGVEAAIAAIKMIHFMD, from the coding sequence ATGGCTTCATCAGTAAAGAACCTTAACGAACATTCTGAGCACGGACTATTATCTATAGAAAATAAAAAAATTGCTGTATTAGTTTCTGAATACCACAATGATATAACCGAAGCTTTATTTGAAGGAGTAAAAGAGACCCTTCTCGAATACAAATTACCAGAAAGTGCACTAATCAAAAAATATCTTCCAGGAGCATACGAGCTAACATTAGGCGCTCAATATATGGCAGCAGATGAAAGCGTAGATGCTGTAATATGTTTGGGTTGTGTAATTATGGGAGAAACCAAACATTTTGATTTTATTTGCGAAGCTGTTGCAAAAGGACTTACAGATGTTAGTCTTAAATACAGTAAACCTGTAATATTTGGTGTGTTAACTCCAAATAATGTAGAGCAAGCAAAAGACCGCGCTGGAGGGAAACACGGTAATAAAGGTGTAGAAGCCGCTATTGCTGCTATTAAGATGATTCATTTTATGGACTAA
- the apaG gene encoding Co2+/Mg2+ efflux protein ApaG, translated as MFTQITEGIKVSVVTEYQQEYSSPKQYHYVFTYKIKIENNSEYTVQLLRRKWSIFDSDGVRKEVEGDGVVGQQPVIEPGEMHQYVSGCNLKTGIGKMKGYYLIERMIDGKKIEVSIPEFSLIVPFKMN; from the coding sequence ATGTTCACACAAATCACAGAAGGTATAAAAGTTAGCGTAGTTACAGAATACCAGCAGGAATATTCAAGTCCGAAACAGTATCACTACGTCTTTACTTATAAGATTAAAATCGAAAATAACAGTGAATACACAGTCCAGCTACTAAGAAGGAAATGGTCTATTTTTGATTCAGATGGTGTAAGGAAAGAAGTTGAGGGCGATGGAGTTGTAGGTCAACAACCAGTAATTGAACCCGGAGAAATGCACCAATATGTATCTGGTTGTAATTTAAAGACTGGTATAGGTAAAATGAAAGGATACTATTTGATTGAAAGAATGATAGACGGAAAAAAAATAGAGGTTTCTATTCCTGAATTTTCTCTAATAGTGCCATTTAAAATGAATTAA
- a CDS encoding efflux RND transporter permease subunit, giving the protein MWTWFAHFILRNRLLLIISLILLTAFMGFMGRKAELSYDFMKIVPDDDPDMIYFQDFNRLFGEDANMFAIGMKDSAIYELDNFLALAEFGDAIAASAGINEVMSLPRSFYLSNNKEEKKFEPAKVFESLPKTQKELDSLLNFVGKIKFYEDRLVNAENGATLILISMDEDYLNSKKRMDVVTGIMDAGKTFTEKTGVKIHYAGLPYVRSVIQTKVKKELNMFLMISLGVTAVILFLFFRSFSPVIFSLSVIGMVVIWTVGTLGILGYKITMLTGLLPPILVVIGIPNCIYLLNKYHQEYALHGNKLKALSRMIQKIGVVTLITNTTTAIGFLVLTVTNIEVLQEFGIVATINIAATFLISIIFIPAVFSYKPEPKMRHIEHLEFKPIQKILKFFIYVVQKQRIAVYLLTAALVGLAFVGMLKLRAVTYMVDDLPEHSEVKMDLVFFEDNFKGIMPLEIVVDTGKKKGIRKRSTLKKIEKLEKYLEDLDHVTHPVSFVTFLKAANQAYFNNNPLDFKLPEKRDEAFIQKYISNQDDNNEFVRSFMDSTGQKLRISMKVADLGSIRMDSLVNTKIRPEIDSIFGSSEDLKVDVTGTTLLFIKGNEYLIKNLRTSMVIAFVLIAIIMGTLFRDIRIIVISLIPNMVPLIITAGLMGFLQIPLKPSTALVFSIAFGISVDDSIHFLAKYRQELIAHHYNVSRAITVSLKDTGTSMIYTSIVLFFGFVIFVASDFGGTVALGALTSTTLLIAMITNLILLPCLLRSFDMTEEKMKLQPVFEEYDEIYHEDEEIDIKQIQVKTQEDSKKD; this is encoded by the coding sequence ATGTGGACCTGGTTTGCACATTTTATTTTGAGAAACAGGTTGCTACTCATTATATCGCTCATATTGCTTACTGCTTTTATGGGTTTTATGGGTAGGAAAGCTGAATTGTCTTACGACTTTATGAAAATTGTTCCGGATGATGATCCGGATATGATTTACTTTCAAGATTTCAACCGCTTATTTGGAGAAGATGCCAATATGTTTGCCATTGGCATGAAAGATAGTGCTATTTACGAATTAGATAATTTTTTAGCACTGGCAGAATTTGGTGATGCTATCGCAGCATCAGCAGGTATAAACGAAGTAATGTCTTTGCCAAGATCTTTTTATCTTTCTAATAATAAAGAAGAAAAGAAATTTGAACCGGCCAAAGTATTTGAGTCCCTTCCTAAAACTCAGAAAGAACTTGATAGTTTGCTCAACTTTGTAGGTAAAATTAAGTTTTACGAAGACCGCCTAGTAAATGCAGAAAATGGTGCTACACTCATCCTAATATCTATGGATGAAGATTACCTCAATTCTAAAAAGAGAATGGATGTAGTTACTGGCATTATGGATGCAGGTAAAACTTTTACCGAGAAAACAGGCGTGAAAATTCATTACGCAGGTTTGCCATATGTGAGAAGTGTAATACAAACCAAAGTGAAAAAGGAATTAAATATGTTCCTGATGATTTCACTTGGTGTAACTGCAGTAATATTATTCCTTTTCTTTAGATCATTCTCTCCGGTTATCTTTTCGCTGTCGGTAATTGGTATGGTAGTAATATGGACAGTTGGTACCTTAGGAATTCTAGGTTATAAAATTACAATGCTTACTGGCTTGTTGCCTCCAATATTGGTGGTAATCGGTATACCGAACTGTATCTATTTGCTTAACAAATACCATCAAGAGTATGCCTTACACGGTAATAAACTCAAGGCATTAAGCAGAATGATTCAAAAAATTGGTGTTGTTACCTTAATAACTAACACTACTACAGCCATAGGATTTTTGGTGCTTACGGTTACAAATATTGAGGTGCTTCAAGAATTTGGTATTGTTGCTACTATCAATATTGCAGCTACCTTTTTAATTAGTATCATCTTTATTCCAGCTGTATTCTCATACAAGCCTGAACCTAAGATGCGCCACATTGAGCATCTAGAGTTTAAGCCAATCCAAAAAATACTTAAGTTCTTTATCTATGTGGTACAAAAGCAAAGAATTGCTGTATATCTGTTAACTGCGGCTTTAGTTGGGTTAGCTTTTGTTGGAATGCTTAAATTAAGGGCTGTTACTTATATGGTAGACGATCTGCCTGAGCACAGCGAAGTAAAAATGGACTTGGTCTTCTTCGAAGATAATTTTAAAGGTATTATGCCACTAGAAATAGTTGTTGATACTGGAAAGAAGAAAGGTATAAGGAAGCGCTCTACATTGAAAAAAATAGAAAAGCTCGAAAAATATCTCGAAGATTTAGATCATGTTACTCACCCAGTTTCATTTGTTACTTTCTTAAAAGCTGCGAATCAAGCTTATTTTAATAATAATCCCCTCGATTTTAAATTGCCAGAAAAAAGAGACGAGGCATTTATACAAAAGTATATCAGTAATCAGGATGATAATAATGAGTTTGTGAGATCTTTTATGGATTCTACTGGGCAGAAGCTTAGAATTTCTATGAAAGTAGCTGATTTAGGCTCAATCAGAATGGATTCTTTAGTAAATACCAAGATAAGACCTGAGATTGATTCTATATTCGGTAGCTCAGAAGATCTTAAGGTAGATGTAACAGGTACGACTCTTTTATTTATTAAAGGAAATGAATACCTAATCAAGAATTTAAGAACCAGTATGGTAATCGCATTTGTATTAATTGCGATTATAATGGGTACATTGTTTAGAGATATCAGAATAATAGTTATATCTCTAATTCCTAATATGGTGCCACTAATTATTACTGCTGGTCTTATGGGATTTTTACAAATTCCACTCAAACCAAGTACTGCATTGGTATTTAGTATTGCATTTGGTATTTCGGTAGATGATTCTATCCACTTTTTAGCAAAGTATAGGCAAGAACTTATTGCTCACCATTATAATGTAAGTAGGGCAATTACAGTAAGTTTAAAAGATACTGGAACCAGTATGATTTATACATCTATTGTATTGTTTTTCGGTTTTGTAATTTTTGTTGCATCAGATTTTGGAGGAACTGTAGCTTTGGGAGCTTTAACTTCAACAACATTATTGATAGCAATGATTACCAACCTAATTCTTTTACCTTGCTTGCTAAGATCATTTGATATGACCGAAGAAAAAATGAAACTTCAGCCGGTATTTGAAGAGTATGATGAAATCTATCACGAAGATGAGGAGATTGATATCAAGCAGATTCAAGTAAAAACGCAAGAAGATAGTAAAAAGGATTAA